In Humulus lupulus chromosome 6, drHumLupu1.1, whole genome shotgun sequence, a single genomic region encodes these proteins:
- the LOC133782400 gene encoding GDSL esterase/lipase At5g55050-like isoform X1, with translation MANDNIILVVIIVFFFCFCQFTTTSFSLAYPLVPAIYTFGDSLVDVGNNNYLLFSLVKANFPHNGIDFPTKKPTGRFCNGKNAVDLLAEKVGLPYSPPYLSTVFKLEQRNKHFMTGVNFASGGSGILNQTNQKNSLSLTKQVNSFIKVHKALNKQLGPSGLNQHISKSLFVIVTGSNDIFSYFGSAELRNKTTPSQYINSMVATFKGQVERLYNLGALRFVIVGIGVIGCTPSQRKSNKAEQCNEEVNSVAIKYNEALTSTLKSLKVEQKELNYSYFDGYSVMQNAIQKPATYGLFEIKAACCGLGKLKADVYCLPVSTVCSNRSSHLFWDASHPTETAHRIFVDYIFGGPLRFTFPLNVKQLIGT, from the exons ATGGCTAATGACAATATTATTTTGGTAGTGATCATCGTCTTCTTCTTCTGCTTTTGTCAGTTTACTACTACTAGTTTCTCATTAGCATATCCCCTTGTCCCGGCCATTTATACATTTGGGGACTCCTTAGTCGATGTGGGCAACAACAATTATCTCCTCTTTTCCCTCGTCAAAGCAAATTTTCCTCACAATGGCATAGACTTTCCCACCAAAAAACCAACCGGAAGGTTTTGTAATGGCAAGAATGCTGTTGATCTTCTTG CTGAGAAAGTGGGCTTACCATATTCCCCACCATATCTTTCTACGGTATTCAAATTAGAACAGAGAAATAAACACTTCATGACAGGTGTAAACTTTGCTTCTGGTGGTTCTGGAATTCTTAATCAGACCAATCAAAAGAAT TCACTATCTTTAACAAAACAAGTAAATAGCTTTATAAAGGTCCATAAAGCTCTAAACAAACAGTTAGGACCCTCCGGTTTGAATCAACATATCTCAAAATCCCTCTTTGTAATTGTGACTGGAAGTAATGACATCTTTAGCTACTTTGGCTCCGCCGAATTGCGCAATAAGACCACACCGTCTCAATACATAAATTCAATGGTAGCCACTTTTAAGGGACAAGTTGAG CGTTTGTATAATCTTGGAGCACTTAGGTTTGTAATTGTTGGGATTGGAGTGATTGGATGTACTCCATCTCAGAGGAAAAGTAACAAAGCAGAGCAATGCAATGAAGAGGTGAATAGCGTAGCAATTAAATATAATGAAGCTTTGACTTCAACGTTGAAGAGCTTAAAAGTTGAACAAAAGGAGTTAAACTACTCTTATTTCGATGGTTATAGTGTCATGCAAAATGCCATTCAGAAACCCGCTACTTATG GACTTTTTGAGATTAAGGCTGCTTGTTGTGGACTTGGAAAGCTTAAGGCCGATGTTTATTGTCTGCCAGTTTCAACAGTTTGCTCCAATAGAAGCAGCCATCTCTTCTGGGATGCAAGCCATCCTACAGAAACTGCTCATCGCATCTTTGTGGATTACATTTTTGGTGGCCCTTTACGATTCACATTCCCACTAAATGTCAAGCAGCTTATTGGCACTTAA
- the LOC133782400 gene encoding GDSL esterase/lipase At5g55050-like isoform X2 — translation MANDNIILVVIIVFFFCFCQFTTTSFSLAYPLVPAIYTFGDSLVDVGNNNYLLFSLVKANFPHNGIDFPTKKPTGRFCNGKNAVDLLGVNFASGGSGILNQTNQKNSLSLTKQVNSFIKVHKALNKQLGPSGLNQHISKSLFVIVTGSNDIFSYFGSAELRNKTTPSQYINSMVATFKGQVERLYNLGALRFVIVGIGVIGCTPSQRKSNKAEQCNEEVNSVAIKYNEALTSTLKSLKVEQKELNYSYFDGYSVMQNAIQKPATYGLFEIKAACCGLGKLKADVYCLPVSTVCSNRSSHLFWDASHPTETAHRIFVDYIFGGPLRFTFPLNVKQLIGT, via the exons ATGGCTAATGACAATATTATTTTGGTAGTGATCATCGTCTTCTTCTTCTGCTTTTGTCAGTTTACTACTACTAGTTTCTCATTAGCATATCCCCTTGTCCCGGCCATTTATACATTTGGGGACTCCTTAGTCGATGTGGGCAACAACAATTATCTCCTCTTTTCCCTCGTCAAAGCAAATTTTCCTCACAATGGCATAGACTTTCCCACCAAAAAACCAACCGGAAGGTTTTGTAATGGCAAGAATGCTGTTGATCTTCTTG GTGTAAACTTTGCTTCTGGTGGTTCTGGAATTCTTAATCAGACCAATCAAAAGAAT TCACTATCTTTAACAAAACAAGTAAATAGCTTTATAAAGGTCCATAAAGCTCTAAACAAACAGTTAGGACCCTCCGGTTTGAATCAACATATCTCAAAATCCCTCTTTGTAATTGTGACTGGAAGTAATGACATCTTTAGCTACTTTGGCTCCGCCGAATTGCGCAATAAGACCACACCGTCTCAATACATAAATTCAATGGTAGCCACTTTTAAGGGACAAGTTGAG CGTTTGTATAATCTTGGAGCACTTAGGTTTGTAATTGTTGGGATTGGAGTGATTGGATGTACTCCATCTCAGAGGAAAAGTAACAAAGCAGAGCAATGCAATGAAGAGGTGAATAGCGTAGCAATTAAATATAATGAAGCTTTGACTTCAACGTTGAAGAGCTTAAAAGTTGAACAAAAGGAGTTAAACTACTCTTATTTCGATGGTTATAGTGTCATGCAAAATGCCATTCAGAAACCCGCTACTTATG GACTTTTTGAGATTAAGGCTGCTTGTTGTGGACTTGGAAAGCTTAAGGCCGATGTTTATTGTCTGCCAGTTTCAACAGTTTGCTCCAATAGAAGCAGCCATCTCTTCTGGGATGCAAGCCATCCTACAGAAACTGCTCATCGCATCTTTGTGGATTACATTTTTGGTGGCCCTTTACGATTCACATTCCCACTAAATGTCAAGCAGCTTATTGGCACTTAA